tgacttcgtTGGTGGTCTGTTGGTGGTccgttggctccctcacttcacatttcatttctgtttgggtgctgtttaaggaaagaaacgaAGCGactcagaggaacaaatctttaatCAAGTCAACTCAAActaaaagttaattagcagctaaatcaggtcactgattaagaaaagggttagaatgaaaacctgcagccactggggccctccaggactggagttggggacccctgttatATGGCATAGGGGATGTTTTGGGGTGACTGGCAATGGGGCACCACTGTGTGTGGTAGTGGCAGACAGTGTGGCgcggtggttaaggctttggacttcagaccctgaggttgtgggttcaaatcccaccactgacactgtgtgacccgcacaggaaagaaatgtaagcagttgtgtgtttgtaagtcactttggattaagGGCgctggcaaaataaataaatgtaaatgctggTGAGTCTCACAACTCTCTCGGAAATACGGCATCAGACAAAGTGGCACCTTATCTAAAGGGGACCTGAGCGAGTGGGGACTTTCAGGGGACAAATCACGATGACACTCGGCAGCagtgcaaccccccccccccccccacagttgTGACAGTCAAGGGGGAAACACTCCACCCCCCCACTCTCCAGGGGGGCACGACCAGCTACAACCCCAGACGTGGGAGGGGGAGGGTGATTGTCCAATTGGGGGGTCATCATTCTCCCCCCCCCCAAGGTAACAATTGAAGCTACAACCCAATTGGGGGGGTCGGGACGATGATCAGCTGATGTTCCACAGCAATTCGTGAGAAGCTTTCAGAATCCCCTGCTGGTTCAGCTGTGAAGTCCAACATCTCTGTTGTGTGTGGTGGGACTTTAAGGACCCTCAAATCCTGACTCGATGTTTTGGAGAATCTCGGAGGTCAGGTGAGCCGCGCTTGTTGGGCTCAATGACGAGTCGTCGTCACGTTCGGGTGTCTCGGCCGCTTTGGCCCCCCTTTGGACATTGACGTCTATTCACCTTTGTGTCTTACAGGAAGTCATGGAAGGAATGACGAAGGTTGGGAAGGTCGTGGAGCCCGACGCTGATCAGCAAAGGTACAGTGAACGTGTCAGACACAACGCGTGTAGGAAGTTTCTGGAAATCCTCAAGTGTGGGGAGCAGGaacaaaaatggcagcacccaagaTCTGACTGAGTGTCCTCGCAGGGTCAGACACCATTAAGGAAAGCTGGGTGGCAGTCAGATCTGTAATGGGGGTTAAGATACGGGATACACAAACGGAACTGGAGTGGACATCGGGATCAGAATCACTAGAGTGTGAGCGCCTCAGATTGAGGAGTGGAGTCCCAcaatgagaccagtccaaccacaGGACAGGATCAGCAGCGAGAAATGAAAGGACTGAAGGGTACTGAGACTTGGCCAGATCAGACACTGGGGGGCTAGGATGATGAGGGGGATTGGGGGGCTCagccatcaatgctgaaaggtcaGACAGGGTCAGACACCGAGAAGTACAAATGCAAGGAAATGAGACGTGACGGAGTGACAGCGGAAAGAGCTGAAGGACGGCGAGGGTCAAGTCAATCCGACTCGGAGGAGGTGAGGACCCCGACGTTGAGCTGATGTGTGAGGGTCCAGAAAACGGAGACCTAACTGGAGCAGGCGGTGGGTCAGACAGAAACCAGCTGAGGCTCAGCAATATGGCCGACCCGACCAGTGGACTGTAAGCGGCGTCATACTGAAACTCACAAGCTCAGGCTGTGAGGTGTAATCAGGTCAGAGTCCTGGGAGAAAAGGTGATGAAGATGAAGATCTGAGTGGATTGGGGGGGTTTGGTGGTCTGATAGAATTAGGCTGGGGATTAGCGTGGAAAGGCCTGAAGTAAAAGTTGCAGACAATGAAACATGGCggcgggggggggggcggggggggcttAGTGCTGGGAAGGTGACAAGTGagatctggggggggggggggggggggggcagtgggATGTGCAGGATTTGATGGTCTGATGAGCTCAGTCTCCAGGAATTAACACTACGAGATATGAGCCAATGGTGttcaaatgggggggggggggggcacttagGTGGTCTCAGCAGTGCTTGAACAGTTCACGTTATTAAAGCTGCAGGTAAATTTACTTTGCACACTTTTTTAAATCAACAGAACTCAGAAGCGCCTTGAGCTTTAGAaagaaaggcgccatataaatcCAACTTATCATTACTGGAATGTTCTTCAGTGGTGGCATAGAAGTAGGCTGACGGTAAAGAAGTCGCCGTGTAAATGCAGAGTCTGTTTAATAAATTAACAGGATTCATATTCTGTTTAGATCCagtattgccccccccccccccacgctcATATAAACTCGGCTTTGGGTGGGTGAATTTTAGTAGAGGACCCCAACTAGGTAGTACAgcgtttttttttgttgggttgcTCGGTTTTAATAAAGTTTGCGACACCCCCTCCGCCCCAAGCCCCAGCAACGTCCACCATTGAGCCTCCCACAAGGACCCTGAAGCTTTACCAGACCACTGGGGGGCTGTGGGCCACTCTGCCTTGTGACCGACTGACACTCCGTATATCGGCTACAGAACTCCACCGGGACACCACCGGGGTGGTGGGCTTTACAGGCAGGGAGACGCGTCAGATCAAAGTTCAAACTGAAGGCCCCGTTTCGAGTCGGGCGCGCGCATCCGCGGACGCGCTCAGTCGCGAACAGCGGATGCGCGCGCTGGTCTGTttctagtagatagatagatagatagatagatagatagatagatagatagaatgaaaggtgctatatgatagatagaatgaaaggcactatatgatagatagatggatagaatgaaaggcgctatatgatagaatgaaaggcgctatatgatagatagatagatagaatgaaaggtgctatatgatagatagaatgaaaggcactatatgatagatagatggatagaatgaaaggcgctatatgatagaatgaaaggcgctatatgatagatagatagatagatagatagatagatagatagatagatagatagatagatagatagatagatactttattaatcccaaggggaaattcacaagttcaAGTGCTGAAATGCGCGACGCTGTGCGGCAGCAGAATCCAACCCCCGGCCATCTCCCCAAAGTTTGGTTCTTTGCCTTTGTGCATCGACGTCGCGGATATTTCCATTCCTGCCTGTGATTTACATGACGTTTGTTGAGGAATTGAATACCGCTGATGATGTTTGGCATCTGGATTTACAGAAGGGACATCGATGACGTCCTGGTAGATAAAAGCTGAGAGGGTTAGAGTTAGAGAGGGCTGATAAGACCCGTTGGTATCACGGCCCACCCCCCACACCCCTCCAAACCCTTCTGTGCCCCCTTCCTCAATCCTCACATCTTCTCGCCGCTCCTGTTGTAAACATTTAATTCAGTGAAGCTCACACTCGATATTTACGCTGACAGTGAATGATAATTCATGTTtactaacaatattttttttgttttccacttcATTAATATTCGTGTATGaaatgtttgctgtttttctCATCATATGGCCATTGTTACTTGTCCATGTGTGGCTCTGCTGTCTATATGCTAATTATCCTCTTCTTAGGTCCCGGTCCCAGTATGGTGCCGGTTTTTCATATTCGGGTGCTCAGATTAGAACACTTGCAGCACATCCCATAATATGTCTCTCTTTTTCCTCGTTCCAGCTTTTACGACAGAAAGTTTCGCGTCTTCCTCCGGCTGGCGGAGCAGCAGCGCGAGTGCAGAGCCCTGATGCGCGACTGAGGGAGGCGTGGCCGCCGGTGACGTCACAGACAGAGCGTGCGCTTTACCCTGCGGGGTCCAACCAGGTCAGCCACACCTGCCGCCTTCCGATCAAAGATGACCGGTGTACCCCCTGCAAACCCAAACCAATATAAGAGGGATCTGCGCAGTGAATGGGCACAATCGGGTACCAGATGACCGATCATGTGAATGCCAATGGAGTCCATGATGAATAAATGATGAAAACGCTTGGCTCGTGCCAGTGAGAATTCACCATGGGGTCTGCTGTTTACTAGAGTTGGGCAAAATCGTGCCACACTACCAACAGATTAGTGACCAGTGAGGTTTGTCACTCACTGTACAGGATGGCGGTTGCCCAGTGAGTGTCCTGTGATATCAGAGCCAATCCAAAGGCTGTTAGTCCCTTCCTAATCAGGGCCATTTTAACAACATCAtacgtcccccccccccccgggcaAAGTAATGCGCTGGATCCCCCGTTTTGATAGGAAAACAGAAACATCgtgggcatcagaaacattgtgggcccccggccagtgcccattgtgcccatacgttaagacagccctgcattCCTCTGCCGATATCAGCTCCTGGGGGCGTCAGTGGGTGCTATAAAGTGGTGAGCCTCAGTGCCTCCTCTCCCCATAATAATGTCTTAGGGGGTTTGTCGCCCTTCTTGTCCTCCTCAGTGTGACCGGCTGGGACCCAGTGACTTGACTCCACGGTTTGTGACACATTTTTCCCGTTCGCTCCTCTGCCGTCACTTCTCGATTTGCGCAGAAGGTTCTGCTCGCCCCCTACAGTACATCTcgcgtgctgctgctgctgctgctgttctgGACATTTGCACGGTCTGGCGCCATCTGCTGGTGGATGTTGATCATGCAGGCCAGGACCAGAAATACCACAACAAGGTCGTCAACGGCCCCGAGGACCCAACAGAACGGCTCAGGAATGACATCCACTGAGAGAGTTAGGGACAGGACAGCGCCAAAGAAGCAAACCACGATCCTCAAGCAGAAGATCCAGATGAGCCCGGCCATGGTGAAGAGTCCCCGGAGCATCAGATGGAGGAAGAGCGGCATGTCGTAGAGATAATCGGACATCTGCACGGGGAAGAGAGAAAGCACAAGGGGGGTGAGCGGCGGCCGTCGgggtgccctctggtggcacagAAGAGTAAACGGTGCACTTACTGGCCGAGGCTGACCCGAGAAGCGCTTGTTGTAGTCCCCGATGTCCCGCAGCACCTGCACTTCTGGAGCACCTCGTCGAGTGTCACCAGAGAGGCTGTACATGGAGGTCACCTGTCGGAATGACAAACATTCAGTGATTCACGGCAATTGCACCACACGGCTAACAAAAGAAAGATGACAGGGTCACCCGAGAAGAATCCAGAGGTGTGGCCTTTGTCATATAGTGCCACCATCGGTGTAAATGACTCATGCAAAGCTACGTTAAGCAGCCCCTGACCCTGACCTGTCATTCTGGTCACTGGAAGCCCAGGCTGCTCTTCATTTTCCTTCTGGTTGGCATAAAAACTCGGAAAGGCAGCGGTTGGCCAGTGTGTGCCCTGGGCGCCATGCCCACTCACTTGTCACAGCAAAGAATGGCACGAGCAAGAAAGAACTGCCCTCTGCATGTGACAGTAAGGACCCGATAGGCCATGGCAGGTAAACAAGAGGATTGTCAGGCGCCTCCTCACTTCTCACCTTTTGTCTGCAGAGAGGACAGCTAATGGCGCCAAGCCAGGGTCCGTGTCTCCAGTATGCCAGCAGACAAGgcgctggggggaagaaaagacaacagtggtgtgTTAGCCTGCGAACCGTCCAGGCCTTCATCTGCCACGTCTTATTAAATCACCCACTTCTATGCCATCGTTAATGACTGTCTCATTTAAGGTGGCACTTCTGTTGGGATTCACAGTTAAAACATCCCACCCTACCAGTGCCATTGAACCCCCTGGCATGTAAGTCCTGTCTGCACCCCCCACTAGTGGAGCCCACCACACTGCTCCAACAGTTGGCAAGAGTCGCGTCGTTCTCAGCTTAGTGGTCACACTGATGAGAAGAGGTGGGCCAGGAGAGACGGGACCCTCAAGTTCTGTCAAACTGTAGGATTGTCTGGAGGAGGAAGGTGCAGCCTACACCATGTGGGTGCGGTGGGCACAGCACTCATAAACCAGTTTAGGGTTGTGTGGTGGGGGGCATTGCCCCCTCTATTGTGCATATACATGTGTAGGTGCGCACAGCTCTTTATGCTAAAGTGCACAAGATTTTTGTGCAGTGGCAGACAAAGAAGCAAGTCAGGAAATCCAGTGGTGCCCCCCTGACCCCCCCCCCTCGAAGATGTACAGAAAACGGAGGGCACAACGGCCCACAGGTCAATCCTTTAGAAATGAAAATGGAGCTGACCCCATTAATCTGACTTGTGCCCATTTATGTAACACATGGGGGGGGGGCAGGGTCTGCAGGGAGGTTGGGGGGGGGACACCACACTTGCTGTTTGTTCCATGACTCTGATCTGCAGGGGGCGGAGCCTCATGTGCTGCCAGTGTGACAACTGATCTGAAGGGGGCGGAGCCTCATGTGCTACCAGTGTGACAACTCTGATCTGCAGAGGGCGGAGCCTCATGTGCTGCCAGTGTGACAACTCTGATCTGAAGGGGGCGGAGCCTCATGTGCTACCAGTGTGACAACTCTGATCTGCAGGGGGCGGAGCCTCATGTGCTGCCAGTGTGACAACTGATCTGAAGGGGGCGGAGCCTCATGTGCTACCAGTGTGACAACTCTGATCTGCAGGGGGCGGAGCCTCATGTGCTGCCAGTGTGACAACTCTGATCTGCAGGGGGCGGAGCCTCATGTGCTGCCAGTGTGACAACTCTGATCTGCAGGGGGTGGAGCCTCATGTGCTACCAGTGTGACAACTCTGATCTGCAGGGGGCGGAGCCTCATGTGCTGCCAGTGTGACAACTGATCTGAAGGGGGCGGAGCCCTGTGTGCTACCCATGCAGTAACTCTGACCTGAAGGGTGCAGCAGTAGTGCCATGCCTGCTGCCAACTCTGATCTGTAGGGGGGCAGTCACACATCTTTGCCAGGGTGACAACTCTGATCTGCTGTGGGGCGGAGCCATGTGTGGTGCCTGTGTGGCGACTCTGACCTGCAGGGGGCAGAGTCAAGACTGATGCCAGTATGGGAACTCAGATCTTCAGGGTGCAAAGCCATGTGTGTTGCCAATGCAGTGACTCTGATCTGGGATGATACAGGTACACCAGTAAAGAATGATGCTGAAGGCAGAACTCAGGGTCCACCACAGACCCTTAAAGTCCCTTACAGAACCAAAGTGACACCTGACCTAATGATTTATATGCGCCATCACTGGAGGCCAGCAGATGGAGATGCGTAGTCTGAAGCTGCTGTTGTCccgtccagagttggttcctgccttgcccccagtGCTGTGCTATGTAAAATATGGTCCCAACTGGTTCATTTTACATGGTGGTGGTCACACCATAGAAATATGGAGACATTGCTCTGTACTTCTACAAAGTGCTCTTCATTATGGGAGGAAGTCATTCGTAAGGAAACGGATGATTGACAGTCCGCGATTACCGTGCAGAGCCGAGGGGGCGGAGTCACATGTGCTTGCCTTCTATGGAGGAAACAGGTGATTGGCAGTTAGTAGGCGGGGCCACTCATGTTGGCGTAGCATAAAAGGAAATTCGCTGAACAGTTGAAGTGTTTGGGTTGGCAAAGTGAAAGACAGCAGTTTATGAAGACGGTGACCCCCCAGGAGAGGGTCCACACCGTACCTGCCGTCTTTTGAGGTGGACTCTGAGATTTAACTGGAATTCCAGACGAGCGGACCCCATGCAGTCCTTGTTGCCGCTTCGTCAATGTTGTTAAAT
This genomic interval from Erpetoichthys calabaricus chromosome 10, fErpCal1.3, whole genome shotgun sequence contains the following:
- the si:dkey-183n20.15 gene encoding RING-HC_RNF170 domain-containing protein — encoded protein: METCSSDTQESSHKESWANGSHWHPQDRRRVAHLSHKEPRKRHFHGDSLCPVCLHAACCPVETNCGHLFCAPCLLAYWRHGPWLGAISCPLCRQKVTSMYSLSGDTRRGAPEVQVLRDIGDYNKRFSGQPRPMSDYLYDMPLFLHLMLRGLFTMAGLIWIFCLRIVVCFFGAVLSLTLSVDVIPEPFCWVLGAVDDLVVVFLVLACMINIHQQMAPDRANVQNSSSSSSTRDVL